TCACTCATCGTTGTCATTCCCCTTTGTTTTATTTGGCGAGCGAAATAAGAACCGAAAAATGTGATCAACGCCCCGATTGCTCCGGAGCGCAGATTCGATTCTCTCCCTGTTTCTTTCCGTTGAATTATTAAACAATGCTAAGTTAGCGATTTTAGGGCACTATTTTTTTGAAGTCAACAAACGGACAATTGCTTCCTATCAGAACCCGAAAGGCCCTTTGATTCAACTTATCTAAGTGTCAAAAGAGGGAAAATCAAGCAGAACGCACTGCTCAAGCCGGTTTAAATTGTGGGAAACTAATTCTGTTTCCCGAATTCTTCGCGAATTGGTCTGTTTTCACGCCAAAATGTGAACACTTGATATAAACAGACTTTGAAGTGTCGGAGTAGCAGAGCCGCTTAGACATTTACTCCCTATTTTGGTGTGGTTTAAAAACTCAAACGGAGGAGACAAACGTTATGACACGACCCTATTCTGGATCAATCGAAAAATGTTGCCGGAGCAGAAACATTTTTCTTGCCTTTGATAGTGGTGCACTTTTTAAAAGAGAAGAGTTGCTTAAAGCAAACCACAGTGTGATACAGAGATTATGCGCCAGAGCCCACAACTGATTCAGTGCCATGAAATCGTCATCAGGGAAATATTATATTGGGTTAGACCATCTCAGGGCTATTGCAGCCTTTATGGTGTTTTCATGGCATTTCATCCACGCTGCGATCCCTTTCACTTATGCCCCCTCATTTTTCCCATTTTCATTGATCAATGAGGGACACACGGGGGTTGCCTTATTCATGACACTTAGCGGTTATTTATTTGCTAAGTTACTGGATGGGAAGAAAATGAAATATTTTTCATTTTTGTGGAATCGATTCTTCAGACTCGCTCCCTTGCTGCTGTTTGTGCTTGTCGTTGTTGGAATCCGGCTCTACTTCCAAGGCCAAAATATTTCCCTGTATTGTCGTCAAATTCTTGCTGGTGTCATCTTCCCAACTCTCCCCAATGGAGGTTGGTCAATCGTAATTGAATTTCACTTCTATCTGATTCTGCCAGTTTTATTGTACCTCTCACGTAAGTCCAAGTATTCACTCGGCATCATACTCTGCTGCGCAATTCTGGTTCGATTATACTTGTATCATGCACTTGGTGAAATTCAATCTCTCGCGTACTGGACGATCGTGGGGCGCATTGATCAATTTTTGCTGGGGATGATCGCCTTCCAAATGCGGACTTTTTTTAAAGGACGCCATTTTCTGGTTCTCAGTGGCTTCATTGCCTTTTCCATCTTTTACTGGTCTTTTGATAAATCAGGTGGATTTTATAACAACCCATCCTATCCTTCTAATCGTCTGATCTGGGTCTATTTGCCAACGCTGGAAGGCCTGATTTATGCGTTAATCATTGCCTGGTACGATAATTCTTTCGTGCATAGTCACGGTAGAGTTTCCCGATTTGTTGCGCTGATTGGTACCTATTCCTATTCTATTTATCTGCTACACTTTTTCTTCTACAGAATAATCCTCTTTCTCATGATCAGGTACATCATGCCTGTTTCCAATTTCTATATCGCTTTCTGTTTTTCTGTGTTGGGCTTTTTAATGATGGTTCCCATTGCTGCCCTCAGTTATCGATTTATTGAATCCCCCTTCTTAAAACTGAGGACCAAATATTTAATCGAAGATCAAGTAGAAAGTACGATAGAACTACAGCTGGAAAGTGGAGCAGACAGTGTTGGTGCGTGAGCAACCACTGGTCAATTCGGGCTCGATTCCATCAGAGCCCGCGCCCGGTGATAGGCGTCTTTCATCTCGGGAGAGTCCTCGGTGTGTTCGCCTCGAAAGACCATCAGCAACCCCAGCCGTGGATAGTCACTCACATTCGGGGCGCTGAAATGAATGGTCTGGCAGTGATGAATCAGAATATCCCCTTTCTGTAACAGCGCGACGGAGGCGCTGGCTTCATCGACGGCTTCCGCCAGCCCGAATGAATTCCCTTTGACGCCGGACGGCGTATGTTCGCGCAGACCCTCCCGATGCGAGCCGGCCAGATATTGCACGGGTCCGTTTTCCGGCGTGACATCATCCAGCGCAACCCAGACAGTGAGCACGTCCGGCGGCTCCTGGCAGAAGTAGGCGTTATCCTGATGCGGGGGCACGCCCGAGCCGACCTTCGCCGGCTTGTTGAAGGTTTCCACACCCATACAAAGGGGCGTGCCGTTGACCAGGGCGGCGATCAGAGTCATCAGCCGTTCTTCCGCCGGGAGTTGTGCAAAAAAGGGATCGTGAGTGTGCATTCGCCAGCAGTTGCGAATCGCCTGGCCATCGGCTTCGTACACAACATCACTCTCGGGAACCGAGGGAACGACGTCCCGGTTATAGCGTTCGACGGCAGCTCTGATTTCCGCAAGCGCTTCTGAGGAATAGAATTTCGGAAGATGCACGAAGCCTTGTCTGCGGTAGTCCTGAATTGTGTCTTCCCAATGCATGCCAACGCTCCTGTCAGGTCTGATTGAAACAAAGTCGTGAAACCGGAAAGCTATCGTTCATGCAATTAATCTACCTGCCTTGCCACAGAATTTCATCAGAATTACTGGAGTTTGTCAGCAGATTGAGAATTTTTAAAGGCGCGTTGAAAATAGAAGCAGCCGACTCCGGGAGTTGATCGGGAGTTTCAGCGACGCATCAGCGTGCGGCGTCGGCTCTGCTGGCGAAGTGGGCGGCGGGAGATTTCCTGCCAGTGGCGGATGTCGATTTCATACGGGCCGTGCGGACGATCAAAGCCGCCGTAGTCGCGGTAATATTTTTCCAGCTTGCCGATTTTCTGATCGACGCGTAATTCGCCGCGGCGTTGGCTTTTTGGTGAGCGACCCCAGACAATTTCCGAACCGCCGGCTGTTATCAAGCGGTAAATCAGATCGTCCAGTGACAGTACGGCCGTCGTGCGGGGTGGGGCTTCGATGGAAACCATCTCAAGCTCTTTCCAGTGCGGCCCGAGTGCTTCTGCCAGCTGTGCAGCGCCCGTCACCGTCAGATCACCCCAGGAAGTTCCCGGAGCCCCTGCGGGCATCGATTGAATTCCCGTAATCACCGGATACCGCCGGGCATCGGAGACGGAAAAATCTTCGGGGGGCAACAGCACGCCTTCATTGTCTACCGGGAACAGTCCCTGCTTGCCTTCGACCATCGCGGCCGGTTTGCGGAAGATGACTTCCACTTCGACCGTATTGGTCTTGCGCACCGAAACCACTTTTTGCACCCAGGGGTGTTTCTCGAATGCTTCGGCGACTTTCAGAACAAGCCCCTGATCCAGCAGAGAGACCTGCTCCGGCAGGGGCCCCCGTTTGATGACCTGATCGACGATATCAATCGGCACATAGTGGGGCGGTGCCGGAATCAGCGAGAGATCTTTGGTGGCAATCTGATATTCTTCGCGCTGTGATAAATCGGGAATCTGCTGTTTGAGTTTGGGAAAGAAAAACAGTCCCGAAACGATCACTGCCAGCGCCAGTAACACCTTGGGGCGGAACAGCGCGTGAAGCAGAGTCGAGGGGCTTAGCAGAGAGGCTTCTTCTTCGAGCTCTTCCTCTTCGTCCTCGAATTCTTCCTCGATCTCTTCGACCTTCTTTTTCACAGGCCGTTTTTTTTTCGGTTTTTTTGGGCTCATACGCTCTTGTTAATTGTGTTGACTTCTGATCAGAACTGGAATTCTTCCCGGGCACTGACTGCGAACGCGATCGCAGCAGTACGAACACAGAGCGCGCAGCTGGGGGCGAGCGCACCGCTCCTCTACTATGATTATCGCAATCTCACGCCAATAGAGTTGTGGCGCTCCGCAGAAAAGTCACGATTCCTTAGCGAAACAGGCCGCTTAGTGAAGCTGTATCAATTGTGCGGCTTGTGGGTAGCCTGTGTCAGGCATGTGGTGAGAGCACGTTCGCACAATTCGCCAAAGTCGATGCCCGCTTTCGCAGCCGCTTTGGGGACCAGACTGTGGTCGGTGAAACCGGGGATCGTATTCACTTCCAGGACCCAGGGTTTCTGAAAACGGTCCAGCAGGAGATCCACGCGGACAATGCCTGTCGTCCCCAACGCTTCACAGGCATTCACGCCCGTTTTGATGATGGACTGAATTACGTTCGTGGGCAGCTCGAATTCGAACAAATATTGTGTAGAATCTTCGTGATACTTGGCTTCGTAGTCAAAGAATTCGTGTGGTGTCTGAATTTGAATCAAGGGTAGGACCTGACCGTCGACCACGCTGACCGTCCATTCGGTTCCTTTGATGGCTGATTCCAGAATTCCAAATGAATCGTAATGAAAACATCGCGCCAGTGCCTGCGGCAGTTCTTCAGGAGTTTGCACAATCGAGACGCCCAAGCTGGAGCCTTGTGCATCGGGCTTCACAACCAGTGGATAGCCCATACTGCGGGCATGCTGTTCGATACGCTGCGCGTTGTCCGATTCGTGAATCAAAACGTACGAGGGAGTGTTTACATTGTGTTGAATAAATCGCTCTTTCGAAGCCGACTTGCTGAAAGCCAGTTTGGAAGTCGCTGCGTCGCAACCTGAATAAGGAATCCCCAGTCGATCCAAAGTGCTTTGAATGGTGCCGTCTTCTCCATACGTTCCATGCAAGGCGATAAAGACGACATCACAGTTACCCCAGTCGTAGGTATCGAGATCGACCAGAGACGGATCGACGGTTTTGACCTGATGTCCGCGCGACGATAACGCTTGCGCCACTGTTTCGCCACTCTGCAAACTAATATCGCGTTCAGCCGATTCCCCACCAGCGAGAACAACAATATTCAAAGAGGGACGGGGGTTGATTTGTGAATCGGTCATCGGGAAGCCTCCATGCCGCCGGACTTGTTTTTCGGTCGAGTTTTATAATGTAAATGTAATGTATTTCAGGTGAATTGGGGGATTCTAGCAATTCGTCACCAATCTGGAAATGTCGATATTGAGACTAAGTTGGCTGTTGCTATAGGTGGTGTGGGGTGTTTGGGTGGAGGTGTTTATTGAAACAGACGAATCGTTTTTCGGAGCTGCCGATAGGCTTTTTTTCCCAGTGATTCGGGTGAAACCGCAATTTTCGCCTGCCCTGACGAGTGAATCAACGGTTGCTCGGCGAGTGCTTCCAGAGTGACGCGGGCCAGATATGACGTGTTGCTCAGTTCCCGTTTGCCGTTGGGATCCAGTTCCGTGGTGATTTCTTCACGATGAATCAGGTTGGGATGCAGGTCTTCAATATCGATTTCCGCAATTTCCTGAATGGTGCCGTTGAAAATGGTCCCCGGATATTCATCCAGCAGAATTCGCACGGATTGACCGGCAGAGATAAACTCAACATCTTCCTGATTCACAATCAGGCGGGCCTGAAGCTGGTCGGGATCGCCGACCGAGCAGAGCCAGGTTCCCCGTTCCAGAAAACAGTTCCGATTTTCCGGGTCGAGGGGAGAGCCTGACCAGCTGGAAAGTGCACCCTCTTCCTGCGAAACCGGAGAGGTGGGCGCGGGAATCAGGGTTCCGGCAATCGGGGCTTTCAGGCTGAGTCTTTGCAAATCGGTTTGTCGCTGCTGGAGTTGCTCTTTCAAGTCGGCCAGCTGTTCTTCTGCGGTGGGAAGTTCCTGGGCGGCTTCCGGGTCATCCAGTTGGCGTTTTTGCAGCGTGGAGATGCGGATTTCCTGCTCATTGATCAGGCCGGTCAGTTTGAGAATTTCCTGCTCGATTTGATCATTGTGCAGTTCGGCGATTAACGAACCAGGTTTGAGTTCCGCCTGGGGGGCTGCTGCTGTTTTGAGAAAGCCGGGTGCCGTTACATACACGGGCTTTGCATCTTTGAGTTCGATCAGTGCGGGAGCCGTGATCCGGTGAGGCAGGGGAATGAAGATCAGGCCTGCCAGCAAGAGCAGGACCAGTGAGGTACGAACCAGAAAACGCTGCCATTGAATATGACCTGCTTTGGAATACGTCTGAATTTCGTTGAGACCGGACTTCAAAGGCACGATTAACATTCCTATCAGAACAAAGGCTCCCATGACCTGGGCGATGATCTCCAGGCCATACGGTTCCAATACATAATAACAGACGGACAGAATCACGATCACAATAAACCAGCGATACACCATAGAGGCGATCCCGTACACAAACAGAATTCGTCTCAGCCGTCGCGGCTCTTTGAGCAGGATGTCGGCCTTGTGACCGAAGAACCAGTGATGCAGGCGATTCGACACGATCGATTGTGCGCGCTGCCTCAAGTTGGGAACTTCGATCAGATCCAGTAGGATATAGTATCCATCATAACGCAGCAGAGGGTTGCCATTCAGTAACAGCGTACTCACCGAACAGACAAAAACAATGTTCAGACAGAGCGAATGAAACAGGCCCGGATAGGAGAACCACCACAGAAACACACAGACAGACGAGATCACCAGTTCCACAAAAATTCCCGCGGAGCTGACCATAATGCGATGCCACTTATTGGGCATGGTCCAGGCATCACTGACATTCACATACAGGCAGGGAATGAATGCCAGCAGCATCACACCCATCTCATGACACTCGCCTCCAAACTGTCTGCAGGCTAGTGCGTGCCCCAGTTCGTGTACGATTTTCACCAGCGCCAGGCTCACGCCCAGTAATATCAGGTTCTTCGCGTCAAAGAACGTTGCGAAGTCGGGCAATTGTGCGACCACAGTATCGACGTGCGTCAAAATTAACGTGGTCGCTGAGATCATCAAAATCAGTGATGCCAGCAGAAACAGGGGAGTAAAACAGAGCGCGGTTGCGGGCTGCAGCCAATTTAAAAAACGGTGAGGATCGATGCCGCGAAAACGAATTGCCAGCGGGTTCATGAAGCGGGAACGGAATGCCTGTCGCTGTTTTTCGGTTTGCCGTTCCAGCAGAATTTCCCCCTGGCCAATCGCATCGGCAATGATCAGCCCCGACTGATGCAGCCGCGATAAAAATCCCTGCAGGTGCGAGGCATCCAGCTTTTGAGGCAGAAAGCGTTGTTCGTATTGCCGCCTGATTGCTTCGAAGGACGCAGCACCATCCAGCTGTTTCAGAATGAAATATTCTTCGTCGCGCAGTTGATAGTATTGCAGCGAAATCGGATCTTTGATGCCCCAATAGGTCGTGCCGCCGAATTGCAATTGTTGGACCTGCAGATCCAATCGCATTCGCAAACGCAGTGCCTGATTCGAAAAATCTTGAGAGCCGAACGACATGAGGACGCAGTGACTTTCTCAATCGAATGGAGTTTATTTGATGATCAGCGAAGCCCGCATGCCCGGTTTGAGCTTCAACTCCGGGTTTTCAATTTCGGCCCAGATGCGTGTCTGGTTGTTGACCGAATTCACTTCAGGACTGACAAACGAAATTTTGCCTTTGAATTTGATCTGTTGTTTCGTCCCCGGATTGACCAACAGCACCACGGGTCGATCTTTCAAATCGCGATCCTGGAGACGCGACGCGTTGATCAGTCCTTCGGCCCGCAGACGATCCAGCTTCAAAATTCGCAGGACCGTATCGCCGGGACGCACCCACTCGCCTTCTCTGGTCATAATCTGCACAACCATGCCTGTGATCGGCGAGATCACTTTCCGTTTCTGAACCGCCAGTTCGGCTATCTGCTCGGCATTTCGTTTTAAGTCGGCTTCCAGTTTCGTGGTTTTGGATTCTTCGGCCGCCTGTTCAATTTCCAGTTCCGCTTTTTCTGCGGTCAGTTTCAATCGGTCCAGCTCGGTTTTGGAAATACTCTTGGGATATTTCTTAATCGAATCTTCGGCCCGCTGCAGTTCCGCTCTCGCGACTTCATGTGACTTTTGCGCAAAACGAAGATTCACGTCATTCATGGCTTTGAGTTGTGCCATTGTAAATTCGAGTTTCGCCTGCTGCATTAACAGCATCGCTTCGGTCGCTTCAATCTGTGCCAGGACGTCCCCTTTCTGAACCGATGCCCCTTCCTTCACCAGCATGCGATTGAGTTGGCCGACTTCGCGCGCGGGGACTTCCACCTGCTCGATCAGGCTGACCAGAACCGAATCGATACGCAACTCGTTCGACCCGCTGGTCGGATCAGCGGCAACAGCAGGCCCGCAGTTGCCTGACAAAAGCAGGGCACTGATGGTGAACAAAATAATCAAAGTTCGCGTGGCATACATGGCATTCCATTCCTTGTTACAAAGCAGTAGCAGGAATTGATGAAGTTGAAGACAGACTGGAGTGACGTCTTTTCAGTGTTTTTTCTCTCATACCATATCCGCATTCTAAAGGCCATCTTATTTGCGTAGACTCTTCAGGAGCGGCCTGAAACAGTGAGCGAATGTGCGGAGAACATTGTCAGAATACCCTATTTTTTGCGATCCACAATTGAGAACAGGGTAATGTGTCCGTTAAGATCGAACGAACAAAGCGATTTCGCATACTGTGGATTACGGAATCTTGTTTGAAACTTTTTAAATCAGGTCAATCCTATGGATCAGCGTTCCTTGCAGCACTCGCACCCGTCCGACTCTCGCCGCCAGTTCCTGAAAACCGCCGGTAGTGCGGTCGTCGGAAGTTTTTTCGCGCCGGCGATTCTCGGTGCGGAAGATAAAGCGGGCGTCAAGAATCCCGTGCTGGGTGAAGGCGCATTCCAATACGAGGCCACTCATGGTTGGGGAGAAGTACCCAAACACATTCAATGGGGCGAAACGCACGGCGTGTGTGTCGACGAAGCCGGCTTGATTTATATCAAGCATCGTTCACACTCAAAAACGCCCATGGATGCGATCGTCGTGTTTGATCCTGCTGGAAAATTCGTGCGGTCGTTCGGCAAGGAATATCATGGCGGCGGGCATGGCATTGATGTTCGCAAAGAAGGCTCAGAAGAGTTTTTGTATCTCTCGGATACGAAACATGGAATTGTCGCCAAAACGAATCTGAAAGGGGACGTGGTCTGGACCATCGGCCGTCCTGCCACTCCTGAACATTACAAGAATGCCAAAAATCGCTACAGTCCCACCAACATTGCCTTTGCCCCCGATGGGGGATTTTATGTCGGCGACGGATATGGATCGCACTACATTCATAAATATACGAAAGATGGCAAATTCGAATTCAGCTGGGGCGGCAGCGGGACCGAGCCCGGCAAGATGAAAACGCCGCACGGGATGTGGCTCGATCAACGTGACGGCACACCGAAAATTGCGGTCTGCGACCGGGCCAACCACCGTTTGCAATATTTCACATTGGATGGAAAACATCTCGGTTTTGTCAATACGGTCAGCTTTCCAGCCGATATTGATATACAGGGTGAAACGATGGTCGTTTCCGATCTGCATGCACGGGTCACCTTGTTTGACAAAGAGAACAAAGTCATCACGCATTTAGGCTATAACCAGGACTGGACGAATCGCGTGCTGGATGGCTTTAAAATTCGTAAGCAACCCCAAACCTGGGAAGCCGGACGATTTATTCACCCGCACGATGCCTGCTTTGATCACGACGGCAATCTGTTTGTCACGGAATGGGTCTCAGTCGGCCGGGTCAGTAAGTTGAAAAAGCTCAGCTGACAGACGCCTTTGATCAAGATGCTCAAACCCTCCGTTTTTCTCTTCTCCCCGGTTGGAACCTGATGGATTTTTCTCACGAGTTCGATGAACAGCGCTTCTTCGAAATATGGACCGCGGTACGGATTGAGCGTCCCGTGAATTTTTCTCTATTTACATTCGGCGATCAGAAGCTGCCTTATTATCTCGTCTGCGGTGCCGCCGAGCCCGGCTCGACGGTCACGATTCGCAAAGGCGAAGTCAGTATCACCCGTCCGATGATCATCACCCCTGATCATATGGAACCGGAGTTTCGCAACTTCTTCGAAGAACAGGAAGAAG
This genomic interval from Gimesia alba contains the following:
- a CDS encoding HlyD family efflux transporter periplasmic adaptor subunit, encoding MSFGSQDFSNQALRLRMRLDLQVQQLQFGGTTYWGIKDPISLQYYQLRDEEYFILKQLDGAASFEAIRRQYEQRFLPQKLDASHLQGFLSRLHQSGLIIADAIGQGEILLERQTEKQRQAFRSRFMNPLAIRFRGIDPHRFLNWLQPATALCFTPLFLLASLILMISATTLILTHVDTVVAQLPDFATFFDAKNLILLGVSLALVKIVHELGHALACRQFGGECHEMGVMLLAFIPCLYVNVSDAWTMPNKWHRIMVSSAGIFVELVISSVCVFLWWFSYPGLFHSLCLNIVFVCSVSTLLLNGNPLLRYDGYYILLDLIEVPNLRQRAQSIVSNRLHHWFFGHKADILLKEPRRLRRILFVYGIASMVYRWFIVIVILSVCYYVLEPYGLEIIAQVMGAFVLIGMLIVPLKSGLNEIQTYSKAGHIQWQRFLVRTSLVLLLLAGLIFIPLPHRITAPALIELKDAKPVYVTAPGFLKTAAAPQAELKPGSLIAELHNDQIEQEILKLTGLINEQEIRISTLQKRQLDDPEAAQELPTAEEQLADLKEQLQQRQTDLQRLSLKAPIAGTLIPAPTSPVSQEEGALSSWSGSPLDPENRNCFLERGTWLCSVGDPDQLQARLIVNQEDVEFISAGQSVRILLDEYPGTIFNGTIQEIAEIDIEDLHPNLIHREEITTELDPNGKRELSNTSYLARVTLEALAEQPLIHSSGQAKIAVSPESLGKKAYRQLRKTIRLFQ
- a CDS encoding NHL repeat-containing protein yields the protein MDQRSLQHSHPSDSRRQFLKTAGSAVVGSFFAPAILGAEDKAGVKNPVLGEGAFQYEATHGWGEVPKHIQWGETHGVCVDEAGLIYIKHRSHSKTPMDAIVVFDPAGKFVRSFGKEYHGGGHGIDVRKEGSEEFLYLSDTKHGIVAKTNLKGDVVWTIGRPATPEHYKNAKNRYSPTNIAFAPDGGFYVGDGYGSHYIHKYTKDGKFEFSWGGSGTEPGKMKTPHGMWLDQRDGTPKIAVCDRANHRLQYFTLDGKHLGFVNTVSFPADIDIQGETMVVSDLHARVTLFDKENKVITHLGYNQDWTNRVLDGFKIRKQPQTWEAGRFIHPHDACFDHDGNLFVTEWVSVGRVSKLKKLS
- a CDS encoding acyltransferase family protein gives rise to the protein MKSSSGKYYIGLDHLRAIAAFMVFSWHFIHAAIPFTYAPSFFPFSLINEGHTGVALFMTLSGYLFAKLLDGKKMKYFSFLWNRFFRLAPLLLFVLVVVGIRLYFQGQNISLYCRQILAGVIFPTLPNGGWSIVIEFHFYLILPVLLYLSRKSKYSLGIILCCAILVRLYLYHALGEIQSLAYWTIVGRIDQFLLGMIAFQMRTFFKGRHFLVLSGFIAFSIFYWSFDKSGGFYNNPSYPSNRLIWVYLPTLEGLIYALIIAWYDNSFVHSHGRVSRFVALIGTYSYSIYLLHFFFYRIILFLMIRYIMPVSNFYIAFCFSVLGFLMMVPIAALSYRFIESPFLKLRTKYLIEDQVESTIELQLESGADSVGA
- a CDS encoding D-alanine--D-alanine ligase family protein → MTDSQINPRPSLNIVVLAGGESAERDISLQSGETVAQALSSRGHQVKTVDPSLVDLDTYDWGNCDVVFIALHGTYGEDGTIQSTLDRLGIPYSGCDAATSKLAFSKSASKERFIQHNVNTPSYVLIHESDNAQRIEQHARSMGYPLVVKPDAQGSSLGVSIVQTPEELPQALARCFHYDSFGILESAIKGTEWTVSVVDGQVLPLIQIQTPHEFFDYEAKYHEDSTQYLFEFELPTNVIQSIIKTGVNACEALGTTGIVRVDLLLDRFQKPWVLEVNTIPGFTDHSLVPKAAAKAGIDFGELCERALTTCLTQATHKPHN
- a CDS encoding efflux RND transporter periplasmic adaptor subunit: MYATRTLIILFTISALLLSGNCGPAVAADPTSGSNELRIDSVLVSLIEQVEVPAREVGQLNRMLVKEGASVQKGDVLAQIEATEAMLLMQQAKLEFTMAQLKAMNDVNLRFAQKSHEVARAELQRAEDSIKKYPKSISKTELDRLKLTAEKAELEIEQAAEESKTTKLEADLKRNAEQIAELAVQKRKVISPITGMVVQIMTREGEWVRPGDTVLRILKLDRLRAEGLINASRLQDRDLKDRPVVLLVNPGTKQQIKFKGKISFVSPEVNSVNNQTRIWAEIENPELKLKPGMRASLIIK
- a CDS encoding phytanoyl-CoA dioxygenase family protein, translated to MHWEDTIQDYRRQGFVHLPKFYSSEALAEIRAAVERYNRDVVPSVPESDVVYEADGQAIRNCWRMHTHDPFFAQLPAEERLMTLIAALVNGTPLCMGVETFNKPAKVGSGVPPHQDNAYFCQEPPDVLTVWVALDDVTPENGPVQYLAGSHREGLREHTPSGVKGNSFGLAEAVDEASASVALLQKGDILIHHCQTIHFSAPNVSDYPRLGLLMVFRGEHTEDSPEMKDAYHRARALMESSPN
- a CDS encoding cell division protein FtsQ/DivIB, with amino-acid sequence MSPKKPKKKRPVKKKVEEIEEEFEDEEEELEEEASLLSPSTLLHALFRPKVLLALAVIVSGLFFFPKLKQQIPDLSQREEYQIATKDLSLIPAPPHYVPIDIVDQVIKRGPLPEQVSLLDQGLVLKVAEAFEKHPWVQKVVSVRKTNTVEVEVIFRKPAAMVEGKQGLFPVDNEGVLLPPEDFSVSDARRYPVITGIQSMPAGAPGTSWGDLTVTGAAQLAEALGPHWKELEMVSIEAPPRTTAVLSLDDLIYRLITAGGSEIVWGRSPKSQRRGELRVDQKIGKLEKYYRDYGGFDRPHGPYEIDIRHWQEISRRPLRQQSRRRTLMRR